The following are encoded together in the Streptomyces sp. NBC_00358 genome:
- a CDS encoding nitrate- and nitrite sensing domain-containing protein → MRFRGKSIRRKIVALLLVPLVSLTAIWAFATVLTGREASRLFSVSDIVEKIGYPTEDTVRVLQQERRQTLVYLADPRASDGHTALERSRSATDRVLAKVRRNAKDKGVRKELGGGTSERLTSLLDAVEGIPSLRSGIEDGTVNRAQALGLYNRLIDPCYVLLANLHVVDDVELDKQSRALVNVSRARELLSREDALLGSALVDGHLTRDELREISDLVAQRTLLYDVSLPLLPSAERDRFERYWRNAGTAPLRVAEQAVADSTAGSPSGVTARSWDGAAGHVLAELGELEDQAGDHYQDRVRPVAMGVILKAVVAGVVGLIALLISLFMSVRIGRSLIRDLRRLRLEAHEASGVRLPSVMRRLSAGEQVDVETEVPRLEYDRNEIGEVGQALNTLQRAAVEAAVKQSELREGVSEVFVNLARRSQVLLHKQLTLLDTMERRTEDTDELADLFRLDHLTTRMRRHAEGLVILSGAAPSRQWRKPVQLMDIVRAAVAEVEDYERVEVRRLPRIAVTGPAVADVTHLVAELLENATVFSPPHTAVHVVGERVANGFTLEIHDRGLGMAAEALLDANLRLAETPEFELSDTDRLGLFVVSRLAQRQNVRVSLQPSPYGGTTAVVFMPDSLLTDDVPDTNGIGFRLDRTLPTKDAETEASRKTALTQSPVRLPGLPASVLDGPVELESPVDLDTLTGFPGALGDDDSERGGLFRPRRSIAGVPAGRHQLAGADDSAHPGDDDRAGTAPVALPRRRTPKLVSSHGRPVTQSRSWRDRTDDDADRDLGSTQDLGAPSAPGPRERADLPERGATELDGPKPLPKRRGERSAAAARHGAGRSGDPGPREAFGAPDRPGLREAPDPRRSPGLREATGHPDAPALPRRSRGSASAAGPNDTTSRHDTAVGQTEPGTTPLPRRVRQASLAPRLKDGPARLADRDKARDGTGPDPADRDADEVRSRMASLQRGWQRGREENAVGDQAQDGSARRTTEGDGR, encoded by the coding sequence ATGCGCTTTCGCGGGAAGTCCATCCGCAGGAAGATTGTGGCGCTGCTTCTCGTGCCTCTGGTGTCCCTCACCGCGATCTGGGCTTTCGCGACCGTGCTCACGGGGCGGGAGGCGAGCCGGCTCTTCAGCGTCTCCGACATCGTGGAGAAGATCGGCTACCCGACCGAGGACACCGTCAGGGTCCTCCAGCAGGAACGCCGGCAGACGCTCGTCTACCTGGCCGATCCTCGCGCGTCCGACGGACACACGGCGCTGGAGCGAAGCCGCAGCGCCACGGACCGCGTCCTCGCGAAGGTCCGCAGGAACGCCAAGGACAAGGGCGTACGCAAGGAACTGGGCGGGGGCACCTCGGAGCGCCTCACCTCCCTCCTCGACGCCGTCGAAGGGATCCCGTCGCTGCGCAGCGGCATCGAGGACGGCACCGTCAACCGCGCCCAGGCACTGGGCCTCTACAACCGGTTGATCGACCCCTGCTATGTCCTGCTGGCCAACCTGCACGTCGTCGACGATGTGGAGCTGGACAAGCAGAGCCGCGCCCTCGTCAATGTGTCCCGCGCCCGCGAACTGCTCTCCCGCGAGGACGCCCTGCTCGGCTCCGCCCTGGTCGACGGTCACCTCACACGGGACGAACTGCGCGAGATCTCCGACCTCGTGGCCCAGCGGACCCTCCTCTACGACGTCAGCCTGCCGTTGCTGCCCTCCGCTGAACGCGACCGCTTCGAGCGCTACTGGCGGAACGCCGGCACCGCGCCCCTGCGCGTCGCGGAGCAGGCCGTCGCCGATTCCACGGCGGGCTCGCCGAGCGGCGTCACCGCCAGGAGCTGGGACGGCGCGGCCGGGCACGTGCTCGCCGAACTCGGCGAACTCGAGGACCAGGCGGGCGACCACTACCAGGACCGGGTCAGGCCCGTGGCCATGGGCGTCATCCTCAAGGCCGTCGTCGCGGGCGTGGTCGGTCTGATCGCATTGCTGATCTCGCTCTTCATGTCCGTGCGCATCGGCCGCAGCCTCATCCGCGACCTGCGCCGGCTGCGGCTGGAGGCCCACGAGGCGTCCGGTGTACGACTGCCCAGCGTCATGCGCCGCCTCTCCGCCGGTGAACAGGTCGACGTCGAGACCGAGGTGCCGCGCCTGGAGTACGACAGGAACGAGATAGGCGAGGTCGGCCAGGCCCTCAACACCCTTCAGCGCGCCGCCGTCGAGGCGGCCGTCAAGCAGTCCGAACTGCGCGAGGGCGTCTCCGAGGTCTTCGTGAATCTCGCGCGCCGCAGCCAGGTGCTCCTGCACAAGCAGCTCACCCTCCTGGACACCATGGAACGCAGGACCGAGGACACGGACGAACTGGCCGACCTGTTCCGCCTCGACCACCTGACCACCCGGATGCGCCGCCATGCCGAGGGACTGGTCATCCTGTCCGGCGCGGCGCCGTCCCGGCAGTGGCGCAAGCCGGTCCAGCTCATGGACATCGTCCGCGCCGCCGTCGCCGAGGTCGAGGACTACGAACGCGTCGAGGTACGCCGACTGCCGCGCATCGCCGTCACCGGCCCCGCCGTCGCCGACGTCACCCACCTGGTGGCCGAACTCCTGGAGAACGCCACGGTGTTCTCGCCCCCGCACACGGCCGTCCACGTCGTCGGTGAGCGGGTCGCCAACGGCTTCACCCTGGAGATCCACGACCGTGGCCTCGGCATGGCCGCCGAGGCACTGCTCGACGCCAACCTGCGGCTCGCCGAGACCCCCGAGTTCGAGCTCTCCGACACCGACCGGCTCGGCCTCTTCGTGGTCAGCCGGCTCGCCCAGCGGCAGAACGTCCGCGTCTCCCTCCAGCCGTCCCCGTACGGCGGTACCACCGCGGTCGTCTTCATGCCCGACTCCCTGCTCACCGACGACGTACCCGACACCAACGGCATCGGCTTCCGCCTCGACCGCACCCTGCCGACCAAGGACGCCGAGACCGAGGCGAGCCGCAAGACCGCGCTCACCCAGTCACCGGTGCGTCTGCCGGGACTGCCCGCCTCGGTACTGGACGGCCCCGTCGAGCTGGAGTCGCCGGTCGACCTGGACACGCTCACCGGATTCCCCGGCGCTCTCGGCGACGACGACAGCGAACGCGGCGGACTGTTCCGTCCCAGGCGCTCCATCGCCGGGGTTCCCGCAGGGCGGCACCAACTGGCCGGCGCCGACGACTCCGCCCACCCCGGCGACGACGATCGTGCGGGCACCGCTCCCGTCGCGCTGCCGCGACGCCGGACGCCCAAGCTCGTCAGCTCCCACGGTCGCCCTGTCACCCAGAGCAGGTCATGGCGCGACCGCACGGACGACGACGCGGATCGCGACCTCGGATCGACCCAGGACCTGGGCGCACCCTCGGCCCCGGGGCCGAGAGAGCGCGCGGATCTCCCGGAACGCGGGGCGACGGAACTCGACGGCCCCAAACCGCTGCCCAAGCGGCGTGGCGAACGGTCCGCGGCCGCGGCACGGCACGGCGCCGGCCGCTCCGGTGATCCCGGTCCGCGGGAGGCCTTCGGCGCACCCGACAGACCCGGGCTCCGTGAAGCTCCCGACCCTCGCAGGAGCCCCGGCCTCCGTGAGGCCACCGGGCATCCGGACGCCCCGGCGCTGCCCCGGCGCAGCCGCGGCAGCGCATCGGCCGCGGGACCGAACGACACGACCTCGCGCCACGACACAGCCGTGGGGCAGACGGAACCGGGTACCACCCCGCTGCCCCGGCGCGTCCGGCAGGCCAGTCTGGCCCCGCGGTTGAAGGACGGACCGGCTCGGCTCGCCGACCGTGACAAGGCCCGCGACGGCACGGGGCCGGACCCCGCCGACCGGGACGCCGACGAAGTACGCAGCCGGATGGCCTCGCTCCAGCGGGGCTGGCAGCGCGGCCGCGAAGAGAACGCCGTGGGCGACCAGGCCCAGGACGGCTCAGCACGACGAACGACAGAGGGGGACGGTCGATGA
- a CDS encoding roadblock/LC7 domain-containing protein, with amino-acid sequence MTAPKAAGPTATSSVSGELNWLLDELVDRVASIHKAIVLSGDGLPTGASKDLTREDSEHLAAVASGFHSLAKGVGRHFEAGSVRQTVVELDEAFLFVTAAGDGSCLAVLSDADSDVGQVAYEMTLLVKRVGVHLAASPRTDLPSGG; translated from the coding sequence ATGACCGCACCGAAGGCCGCAGGGCCCACCGCGACCAGCAGCGTGTCCGGCGAGCTGAACTGGCTGCTGGACGAACTGGTGGACCGCGTCGCCAGCATCCACAAGGCGATCGTGCTCTCCGGAGACGGACTTCCCACCGGGGCGTCGAAAGACCTCACCCGGGAGGACAGCGAGCACCTGGCCGCCGTCGCCTCCGGTTTCCACAGCCTCGCCAAGGGCGTCGGCCGGCACTTCGAGGCCGGCAGTGTCCGCCAGACCGTCGTGGAACTCGACGAGGCCTTCCTGTTCGTCACGGCAGCCGGCGACGGCAGTTGCCTCGCCGTCCTCTCGGACGCCGACTCGGACGTGGGCCAGGTCGCGTACGAGATGACGCTCCTCGTCAAGCGGGTCGGCGTACATCTGGCGGCCAGTCCGCGCACCGATCTGCCTTCGGGCGGGTAG
- a CDS encoding DUF742 domain-containing protein — protein sequence MSGDGQGRRHWFDDEAGPVVRPYAMTRGRTTSATQHRLDLIALVVTEQHAEDPEADHTLSPEHVDIVELCRDAPQSVAELAAELDLPIGVVRVLIGDLVDDEMVHVTRPVPPAELPDESILRDVISGLQAL from the coding sequence ATGAGCGGAGACGGTCAGGGAAGACGCCACTGGTTCGACGACGAGGCGGGACCGGTGGTCCGTCCGTACGCCATGACACGTGGCCGCACCACCAGCGCGACCCAGCATCGCCTCGATCTGATCGCGCTGGTGGTCACGGAACAGCACGCCGAGGACCCCGAAGCGGACCACACACTGTCCCCGGAACACGTGGACATCGTCGAACTCTGCCGTGACGCCCCCCAGTCGGTCGCCGAACTCGCTGCCGAACTCGATCTGCCCATCGGAGTGGTGCGGGTCCTCATCGGGGACCTGGTGGATGACGAAATGGTCCATGTGACACGTCCCGTACCCCCTGCCGAGCTGCCGGACGAGAGTATTCTGCGCGACGTGATCAGTGGCCTCCAGGCGCTCTGA
- a CDS encoding hydantoinase B/oxoprolinase family protein, whose protein sequence is MTGWQFWVDRGGTFTDIVARHPDGRLLTHKLLSDNPARYADAAVAGVRELLDSEGDAEGARVDAVRMGTTVATNALLERKGERTLLVITRGFRDALRIAYQNRPSIFARAIELPEMLHERVIEVDERIAADGTVLRAPDLDALAVPLQEAYDDGIRAVAVVCLHSHLHPAHEQAVGELAARVGFPQISLSSEVSPLMKLVPRGDTAVVDAYLSPVLRRYVQRVATELRGVRLMFMQSNGGLAEAGQFRGKDAILSGPAGGIVGMARMSQLAGFDRVIGFDMGGTSTDVSHFAGEYERTFITRIAGVRLRAPMLDIHTVAAGGGSVLHFDGSRYRVGPDSAGADPGPACYRNGGPLTVTDANVALGRIQPAHFPKVFGPGGDQPLDGDLVRDRFTALAHEIRERTGDDRTPEQVAEGYLQIAVANIANAVKRISVQKGHDVTRYALTTFGGAGGQHACMVADSLGIRSVLVPPMAGVLSALGIGLADTTAMREQSVEAPLEPSSMPAVLKTADDLEGAARAELLAEDVPEHRIRITRRAQLRYDGTDTALTVELTEPDTMTHAFEERHRATYSFTLDRPVVVEALSVEATGLTEPPDLSVLAPYEAAPASGPVTARTVRLHTGGSWHDVPLHRRAELPPGETVTGPAIIAEAGATTVVDDGWRAVTTDDGHLVMERAAVTESSDLATEADPVLLEVFNNLFMSIAEQMGARLESTAQSVNIKERLDFSCALFDPDGSLVANAPHIPVHLGSMGTSVQEVVRRRGDTMRPGDTYAVNDPYHGGTHLPDVTVITPVFDTEGERILFYVASRGHHAEIGGIAPGSMPANSRTIDEEGVLFDNWLLAENGRFREAETSALLTGPPHPSRNPQTNLADLRAQIAANRKGVDEVARMIEDFGLDVVQAYMKHVQDNAEEAVRRVIDTLQDGEFAYETDSGAVIRVRVSVDHRARSATVDFTGTSAQLSTNFNAPFAVVNAAVLYVFRTLVDDDIPLNDGCLRPLRIVVPPGSMLAPEPPAAVVAGNVETSQAITGALYAALGVQAEGSGTMNNVTFGNERHQYYETVASGSGAGDGFPGAPAVQTHMTNSRLTDPEVLEWRLPVRLDEFAVRRGSGGQGHWRGGDGAVRRIRFLEPMTVSTLSQHRRVPPYGMAGGEPGALGVNRVERADGTVTELRGSDAADVGPGDVLVIETPGGGGYGPPPHDPHQAGEEIDDLRAF, encoded by the coding sequence GTGACAGGCTGGCAGTTCTGGGTCGACCGGGGCGGTACCTTCACGGACATCGTCGCGCGGCACCCCGACGGCCGGCTGCTCACGCACAAGCTGCTGTCCGACAATCCGGCCCGCTACGCCGACGCGGCCGTCGCGGGCGTCCGTGAACTCCTCGACAGCGAAGGGGACGCCGAGGGAGCCCGGGTCGACGCCGTCCGCATGGGGACCACCGTCGCGACCAACGCCCTCCTGGAACGCAAGGGCGAACGCACGCTCCTCGTCATCACCCGGGGCTTCCGCGACGCCCTGCGCATCGCCTATCAGAACCGCCCGAGCATCTTCGCCCGCGCGATCGAACTTCCCGAAATGCTCCACGAGCGGGTGATCGAGGTCGACGAACGCATCGCCGCCGACGGCACCGTCCTGCGAGCCCCCGATCTGGACGCACTCGCCGTTCCCCTCCAGGAGGCGTACGACGACGGGATCCGCGCGGTCGCCGTGGTCTGTCTGCACAGTCACCTCCACCCCGCCCACGAACAGGCCGTGGGCGAGCTGGCCGCCCGCGTCGGCTTCCCGCAGATCTCCCTCTCCAGCGAGGTCAGCCCACTGATGAAGCTGGTGCCGCGCGGTGACACGGCCGTCGTCGACGCGTACCTGTCGCCCGTGCTGCGCCGCTACGTCCAGCGCGTCGCCACCGAACTCCGGGGCGTACGGCTGATGTTCATGCAGTCGAACGGTGGCCTCGCCGAGGCCGGTCAGTTCCGCGGCAAGGACGCCATCCTGTCCGGACCGGCGGGCGGCATCGTCGGCATGGCCCGGATGTCGCAGCTCGCCGGCTTCGACCGCGTCATCGGCTTCGACATGGGCGGTACGTCCACGGACGTCTCCCACTTCGCCGGAGAGTACGAACGGACCTTCATCACCCGGATCGCCGGGGTCCGGCTGCGCGCCCCGATGCTGGACATCCACACGGTCGCGGCGGGCGGCGGATCGGTGCTCCACTTCGACGGCTCCCGCTACCGCGTCGGCCCCGACTCGGCCGGTGCCGACCCCGGACCCGCCTGCTACCGGAACGGCGGCCCGCTGACGGTCACCGACGCCAACGTCGCACTCGGCCGCATCCAGCCCGCCCACTTCCCGAAGGTGTTCGGCCCCGGCGGGGACCAGCCCCTCGACGGCGACCTGGTCCGCGACCGGTTCACCGCCCTCGCGCACGAGATCCGCGAGAGGACCGGCGACGACCGAACGCCCGAGCAGGTCGCCGAGGGCTACCTGCAGATCGCCGTCGCCAACATCGCCAACGCCGTCAAGCGGATCTCCGTACAGAAGGGCCACGATGTCACCCGCTACGCGCTGACCACCTTCGGCGGCGCGGGCGGCCAGCACGCGTGCATGGTCGCCGACTCCCTCGGCATCCGCAGCGTCCTGGTCCCGCCCATGGCAGGCGTCCTGTCCGCCCTCGGCATCGGACTCGCCGATACGACAGCCATGCGCGAACAGTCCGTCGAGGCGCCCCTCGAACCGTCCTCGATGCCCGCCGTCCTCAAGACCGCCGACGATCTGGAGGGCGCGGCCCGCGCCGAACTCCTCGCCGAGGACGTCCCCGAGCACCGCATCCGGATCACCCGCCGGGCCCAGCTCCGCTATGACGGCACCGACACAGCGCTGACCGTCGAGCTGACCGAGCCCGACACCATGACCCACGCCTTCGAAGAACGCCATCGCGCCACCTACTCCTTCACCCTCGACCGTCCGGTCGTCGTCGAAGCCCTCTCCGTGGAAGCCACCGGTCTCACCGAACCCCCCGATCTCTCAGTCCTCGCCCCCTATGAGGCCGCCCCCGCATCCGGCCCGGTCACCGCGCGGACCGTCCGCCTCCACACGGGCGGCTCCTGGCACGACGTGCCCCTGCACCGCCGCGCGGAACTCCCGCCCGGTGAGACCGTGACCGGACCCGCGATCATCGCCGAAGCAGGCGCCACGACCGTCGTCGACGACGGCTGGCGGGCCGTGACGACCGACGACGGGCATCTGGTCATGGAACGGGCGGCGGTCACGGAGAGTTCCGATCTCGCCACGGAAGCGGACCCCGTTCTCCTTGAGGTCTTCAACAACCTCTTCATGTCCATCGCGGAACAGATGGGCGCCCGGCTGGAATCGACCGCCCAGTCGGTCAACATCAAGGAGCGCCTGGACTTCTCCTGCGCCCTGTTCGACCCCGACGGCAGCCTGGTGGCCAACGCCCCGCACATCCCCGTCCACCTGGGCTCGATGGGGACGAGCGTGCAGGAGGTCGTCCGGCGGCGCGGGGACACCATGCGGCCGGGCGACACCTACGCCGTCAACGATCCCTACCACGGCGGCACCCACCTTCCGGATGTCACCGTGATCACTCCGGTCTTCGACACGGAGGGTGAGCGGATCCTGTTCTACGTCGCCTCGCGCGGCCACCACGCCGAGATCGGCGGCATCGCCCCGGGCTCCATGCCGGCGAACAGCCGGACCATCGACGAGGAGGGCGTCCTCTTCGACAACTGGCTGCTCGCCGAGAACGGCCGCTTCCGTGAAGCGGAGACATCGGCGCTGCTCACCGGGCCGCCGCATCCCTCCCGCAATCCGCAGACCAACCTCGCGGACCTGCGTGCGCAGATCGCCGCCAACCGGAAGGGCGTCGACGAAGTCGCCCGGATGATCGAGGACTTCGGGCTCGACGTCGTCCAGGCGTACATGAAGCACGTCCAGGACAACGCGGAGGAAGCGGTGCGCCGCGTCATCGACACACTCCAGGACGGCGAGTTCGCCTACGAGACCGACTCGGGGGCGGTCATCCGTGTCCGTGTCTCGGTGGACCACCGGGCGCGCTCCGCCACTGTCGACTTCACGGGTACGTCCGCCCAGCTGAGCACCAACTTCAACGCGCCCTTCGCCGTGGTCAACGCCGCGGTCCTGTATGTCTTCCGCACCCTGGTGGACGACGACATCCCGCTCAACGACGGCTGTCTGCGCCCCCTCCGCATCGTCGTGCCGCCCGGGTCGATGCTCGCCCCCGAACCCCCGGCGGCCGTCGTCGCCGGCAATGTGGAGACCTCCCAGGCGATCACCGGAGCCCTCTACGCGGCACTGGGTGTGCAGGCCGAGGGCTCCGGCACGATGAACAACGTCACGTTCGGCAACGAGCGCCACCAGTACTACGAGACCGTGGCCTCGGGATCGGGCGCGGGCGACGGCTTCCCGGGCGCGCCCGCCGTACAGACCCACATGACCAATTCACGGCTCACGGACCCCGAGGTCCTGGAGTGGCGACTGCCCGTGCGGCTCGACGAGTTCGCGGTGCGCCGCGGCAGCGGAGGCCAGGGACACTGGCGGGGCGGCGACGGCGCCGTACGCCGTATCCGGTTCCTGGAGCCCATGACCGTGTCGACGCTCTCCCAGCACCGTAGGGTGCCGCCGTACGGCATGGCGGGCGGCGAGCCTGGCGCTCTCGGTGTCAACCGGGTGGAGCGCGCCGACGGCACCGTCACGGAACTCCGCGGAAGCGACGCGGCCGACGTCGGCCCCGGCGACGTACTCGTCATCGAAACCCCCGGCGGCGGGGGCTACGGCCCACCGCCGCACGACCCCCATCAAGCAGGAGAAGAGATCGATGATCTTCGGGCGTTCTGA
- a CDS encoding GTP-binding protein, translated as MIFGRSERGKPPVEPVTLKILVAGGFGVGKTTLVGAVSEIKPLRTEELLTEAGRPIDDISGVEGKHTTTVAMDFGRITLREDLVLYLFGTPGQDRFWFLWDELATGALGAVVLADTRRLEDCFAAVDYFERRSIPFVVGVNCFEESSRYPAEDVRVALDLDPGVPVVLCDARDRESVKEVLIRVVQHAMAYAAALREAVTT; from the coding sequence ATGATCTTCGGGCGTTCTGAGCGCGGCAAGCCTCCGGTCGAGCCCGTCACGCTCAAGATCCTGGTGGCGGGCGGCTTCGGCGTGGGCAAGACGACCCTCGTCGGCGCCGTCAGCGAGATCAAGCCGCTGCGCACCGAGGAACTCCTCACCGAGGCGGGCCGGCCCATCGACGACATCAGCGGCGTGGAGGGCAAGCACACCACCACCGTCGCCATGGACTTCGGCCGGATCACGCTGCGCGAGGACCTGGTGCTCTACCTGTTCGGGACCCCCGGCCAGGACCGCTTCTGGTTCCTCTGGGACGAGCTCGCCACGGGCGCCCTGGGGGCCGTCGTACTCGCCGACACCCGCCGCCTGGAGGACTGCTTCGCCGCGGTCGACTACTTCGAACGGCGTTCCATACCCTTCGTGGTCGGCGTCAACTGCTTCGAGGAGTCCTCCCGTTACCCGGCCGAGGACGTCCGCGTGGCCCTCGACCTCGACCCGGGTGTTCCGGTCGTCCTCTGCGACGCGAGGGACCGGGAGTCGGTCAAGGAGGTCCTCATCCGCGTCGTCCAGCACGCGATGGCGTACGCCGCGGCCCTGCGCGAGGCCGTCACGACCTGA
- the glpK gene encoding glycerol kinase GlpK — MTDNAEKYVAAIDQGTTSSRCIIFDHGGAIVAVDQREHRQIFPKPGWVEHDATEIWSKVQAVVAGAIAKAGLRADQLSALGITNQRETTVLWDRATGKPVHNAIVWQDTRTSALCNELGGTDGQDRFREHTGLPLASYFSGPKAAWLLDNVPGLRSRAERGEIAFGTIDSWLIWNLTGGTDGGRHVTDVTNAGRTMLMNLETLQWDPSILSAMNIPEAVLPEIRSSAEVYGTAVGQLGGVPVASALGDQQAAVFGQACYDVGTAKNTYGTGSFLLLNTGNRPVPSKNGLLTTMGYKIGTEAPVYCLEGSIAITGALVQWFRDQLGIIRSADEIETLAASVEDNGGAYIVPAFSGLFAPYWRSDARGVITGLTRYVTKAHLARAVLEATSWQTREVVDAMYQDSGVQITTLKVDGGMTKNNLLMQHQADVLGVPVIRPKVSETTCLGAAYAAGLATGVWNDLDELKSHWQKDVEWTPSMEASVRDSEYHNWRKAVEKSFGWHDDAIG; from the coding sequence ATGACGGACAACGCCGAGAAGTACGTCGCCGCAATCGACCAGGGCACCACCTCCAGCCGCTGCATCATCTTCGACCACGGCGGCGCGATCGTCGCCGTCGACCAGCGTGAGCACCGCCAGATCTTCCCCAAACCGGGCTGGGTGGAGCACGACGCCACCGAGATCTGGTCCAAGGTGCAGGCCGTCGTGGCGGGAGCGATCGCCAAGGCCGGGCTGCGTGCCGACCAGTTGAGCGCGCTCGGTATCACCAACCAGCGCGAGACGACGGTCCTGTGGGACCGCGCCACGGGCAAACCCGTCCACAACGCGATCGTCTGGCAGGACACCCGGACCTCGGCGCTCTGCAACGAACTGGGCGGCACGGACGGCCAGGACCGCTTCCGCGAGCACACCGGCCTGCCTCTGGCGAGCTACTTCTCCGGACCCAAGGCCGCCTGGCTGCTCGACAACGTGCCGGGCCTGCGCTCCCGCGCCGAGCGCGGTGAGATCGCCTTCGGCACCATCGACTCGTGGCTCATCTGGAACCTGACCGGCGGCACCGACGGCGGGCGGCACGTCACCGATGTGACCAACGCCGGGCGCACCATGCTGATGAACCTGGAAACGCTCCAGTGGGACCCGTCCATCCTCTCCGCGATGAACATCCCCGAAGCGGTGCTTCCCGAGATCAGGTCCTCCGCCGAGGTGTACGGCACCGCCGTGGGCCAACTCGGCGGCGTCCCCGTCGCGTCGGCGCTCGGCGACCAGCAGGCGGCGGTCTTCGGGCAGGCCTGCTACGACGTGGGCACGGCCAAGAACACGTACGGCACCGGCAGCTTCCTGCTGCTGAACACCGGCAACAGGCCCGTTCCCTCGAAGAACGGGCTGCTGACGACCATGGGGTACAAGATCGGCACCGAGGCTCCGGTCTACTGCCTCGAAGGATCGATCGCGATCACGGGCGCGCTGGTGCAGTGGTTCCGGGACCAGTTGGGCATCATCCGTTCCGCCGACGAGATCGAAACACTGGCGGCGAGCGTCGAGGACAACGGCGGCGCGTACATCGTGCCCGCCTTCTCGGGCCTGTTCGCCCCCTACTGGCGCTCGGACGCGCGCGGGGTGATCACCGGCCTCACGCGGTACGTCACGAAGGCGCACCTCGCGCGCGCGGTCCTGGAGGCGACGAGCTGGCAGACGCGTGAGGTCGTGGACGCCATGTACCAGGACTCCGGGGTGCAGATCACCACCCTGAAGGTGGACGGTGGCATGACCAAGAACAATCTGCTGATGCAGCACCAGGCGGACGTCCTCGGTGTTCCGGTGATCCGTCCGAAGGTCTCCGAGACGACCTGTCTGGGTGCCGCGTACGCGGCCGGGCTCGCGACCGGGGTGTGGAACGACCTCGACGAACTGAAGTCGCACTGGCAGAAGGACGTCGAGTGGACGCCGTCCATGGAGGCCTCGGTGCGCGACAGCGAGTACCACAACTGGCGCAAGGCGGTGGAGAAGAGCTTCGGCTGGCACGACGACGCCATCGGCTGA
- a CDS encoding MIP/aquaporin family protein — MSNGDIFVGELIGTAILILFGAGVCAAVTLNKSKAQGAGWIVIAFGWGFGVLAGAYTSAPLSGGQINPAVTIGFAIEGSTKWSDVPFYLLGQFAGAIVGAVLCWLLYLGQFSLNSEEDKAIETLGIFSTRPEIDNPVQNLITEIIATAALMLPILALVGGGKHVAGIGDAGLPVLLISFLVVGIGLSLGGPTGYAINPARDLGPRLAHALLPIPNKGTSEWRYSWIPVVGPIAGAAIGAGIYNLAF; from the coding sequence ATGAGCAACGGAGACATCTTTGTCGGCGAGTTGATCGGCACCGCGATCCTGATTCTGTTCGGCGCGGGGGTGTGCGCCGCCGTCACCCTGAACAAGTCCAAGGCCCAGGGAGCGGGCTGGATCGTCATCGCCTTCGGGTGGGGCTTCGGCGTCCTCGCCGGCGCCTACACCTCGGCGCCACTGTCCGGAGGACAGATCAACCCGGCCGTCACCATCGGATTCGCGATCGAGGGATCGACGAAGTGGTCGGACGTACCCTTCTACCTCCTCGGGCAGTTCGCGGGCGCCATCGTCGGGGCGGTCCTGTGCTGGCTGCTCTACCTCGGCCAGTTCAGCCTCAACTCAGAGGAGGACAAGGCCATCGAGACCTTGGGGATCTTCTCCACACGCCCCGAGATCGACAACCCGGTGCAGAACCTGATCACCGAGATCATCGCCACGGCCGCCCTGATGCTGCCCATCCTCGCGCTGGTCGGCGGCGGCAAGCACGTCGCGGGCATCGGCGACGCGGGCCTGCCGGTCCTGCTCATCTCCTTCCTCGTGGTGGGCATCGGCCTTTCGCTGGGCGGTCCCACGGGGTACGCCATCAACCCGGCCCGCGACCTGGGGCCGCGCCTCGCCCACGCGCTGCTGCCGATTCCCAACAAGGGCACCTCGGAGTGGAGATACTCCTGGATTCCGGTGGTCGGCCCGATCGCGGGTGCCGCCATCGGCGCCGGGATCTACAACCTGGCCTTCTGA